From the genome of Candidatus Paceibacterota bacterium, one region includes:
- a CDS encoding NADH-quinone oxidoreductase subunit M: MSPLTYILGWPLCAAIILLLLPRTFRPVLRGVAILATFISALLALKMFLQFDAGLPGYQFEQQVSWVQSLGISYHVGVDGINVGLVLMGAIVAFAAACVSWEIKEREKEFYILLLVMAGGILGAFASLDLFFFYFFHELALVPTFIMIGVWGRGEQKNYATFQITLYLSIGALIALVGLIALYAQSGAGTFDIPKLAEHLKKQPLSPGAQNFIFPLLLFGFGILVSLWPFHTWAPLGYGSAPAATAMLHAGVLKKFGLYGLIRIALPLLPDAAQSWMHLLAWLCLGNLLYCGWVAMRQKDFNWLVGYSSVAHMGFVFLGIATLNLIGVTGAVLVMIAHGFLAALTFGLGGYIYQQTGTLEMERLGGLLRRLPFIGAVLTMAAIAGCGLPGFANFAGEITVFFGAWQSFRLVTILACWGALIIGAVYMLRVIRAMLHGPLPEQWANVADAPHLWRKAPFILLLAGLLVFGCFPRLLTDKIEPSVGEKVIAAFAPKTPAKPILATRSPTKQVVPVQDRTAAAGDLHTGEMNRPSLPTSPCWDIPGEARFLNNPDDRMPAFPPG, from the coding sequence ATGTCGCCGCTCACCTACATCCTCGGCTGGCCGCTCTGCGCAGCAATTATCCTGCTGCTGCTGCCGCGCACCTTCCGGCCGGTGCTGCGCGGCGTCGCCATCCTCGCCACGTTTATTTCGGCGCTGCTGGCGCTGAAGATGTTCCTGCAGTTCGACGCCGGCCTCCCCGGGTACCAGTTCGAGCAGCAGGTCTCCTGGGTGCAAAGTCTCGGCATCAGCTACCACGTCGGCGTGGACGGCATCAACGTTGGCCTGGTCCTGATGGGCGCCATCGTCGCGTTCGCGGCGGCCTGCGTCTCCTGGGAGATCAAAGAGCGGGAGAAGGAATTCTATATCCTGCTGCTGGTGATGGCCGGCGGCATCCTCGGCGCCTTTGCGTCGCTTGACCTGTTCTTCTTCTACTTCTTCCACGAGCTGGCCCTGGTGCCGACCTTCATCATGATTGGCGTGTGGGGCCGCGGCGAGCAGAAGAACTACGCCACGTTCCAGATCACCCTCTACCTCAGCATCGGCGCGCTCATCGCGCTGGTGGGGCTGATCGCGCTTTACGCGCAGTCCGGCGCCGGCACGTTCGACATTCCAAAGCTGGCCGAGCATCTCAAGAAACAGCCCCTGTCCCCGGGCGCGCAGAACTTCATCTTCCCCTTGCTGCTCTTTGGCTTCGGGATCCTGGTGTCGCTCTGGCCGTTCCACACGTGGGCTCCGCTCGGCTATGGCTCGGCGCCCGCCGCCACCGCCATGCTCCATGCCGGCGTGCTCAAGAAGTTCGGCCTCTACGGTTTGATCCGCATCGCGCTGCCCTTGCTCCCGGACGCCGCGCAAAGTTGGATGCACCTCCTCGCCTGGCTCTGCCTGGGCAACCTTTTGTACTGCGGCTGGGTCGCCATGCGCCAGAAGGACTTCAACTGGCTTGTCGGCTATTCCAGCGTCGCGCACATGGGCTTTGTGTTCCTCGGCATTGCGACCTTGAACCTCATCGGGGTGACCGGCGCGGTGCTGGTGATGATTGCGCACGGCTTCCTCGCGGCGCTGACGTTCGGCCTGGGCGGCTACATCTATCAGCAGACCGGCACCCTGGAAATGGAGCGGCTCGGCGGGCTGCTCCGCCGGCTGCCGTTCATTGGCGCGGTGCTAACGATGGCGGCGATTGCCGGCTGCGGCCTGCCCGGCTTTGCCAACTTCGCGGGCGAGATCACCGTCTTCTTCGGCGCCTGGCAGAGCTTCCGGCTGGTGACGATCCTGGCGTGCTGGGGCGCGCTGATCATCGGCGCGGTTTACATGCTGCGGGTGATCCGCGCGATGTTGCATGGGCCACTGCCGGAACAATGGGCCAATGTGGCGGATGCTCCACACCTCTGGCGCAAAGCCCCGTTCATTCTTCTACTTGCCGGCCTGCTCGTCTTCGGCTGCTTCCCGCGACTGCTCACCGACAAGATCGAGCCCAGTGTCGGCGAGAAAGTCATCGCCGCATTTGCCCCGAAGACACCTGCCAAACCCATTTTGGCCACCCGTTCGCCAACGAAACAGGTTGTGCCAGTCCAAGACCGTACCGCGGCGGCGGGAGACCTCCATACCGGCGAGATGAATAGGCCAAGTCTCCCAACCAGCCCGTGTTGGGACATCCCCGGGGAAGCGCGTTTTCTGAATAACCCTGACGACCGGATGCCTGCATTTCCACCCGGATGA
- a CDS encoding molybdopterin-dependent oxidoreductase, which translates to MSTPSTNQIQPPPADTIKVRVNGQEVEVPRTMPDPVTGKPAPATMIQACFAAGTMVPHYCYHPKLPVAGNCRMCLVEFGTPALGPDRKPIINPDGTPRIAKAPRPAIACATPVSAGMEIYTDTPAVKQMREGVLEFLLINHPLDCPICDQAGECKLQEYSVDYGRSESRFVEAKVHKPKRVDLGPRIVLDDERCILCTRCIRFTRDIVGDDALGIVNRGSYNTLTAYPGRVFDNNYTLNTVDLCPVGALTSKDFRFQMRVWFLKETKSLCTSCATGCNIIIGSREDKICRYEPRENDAVNASWMCDHGRLNYKWIGREDRLAEIRQPKPESQSEAASWASAMKDVADKLKQAAPGSVAVIASARQTNEELYLLAKLAKKLGALTDSVPRMGEGDRLLLNADRNPNSTGARLTGIAAEPMGSNLPDIAEGIRGGRIRTLLVVGEDVTRHGLGADVLEKLETLIVSDILPNATTQLAHYLLPGCSHAEKRGTFTTAKGRVQKFMKAIEPPGDARPEWEFLRDLVASVTGQDRPVSIEALFNQMAAEVPAFRGLTWAALGDLGVTIRI; encoded by the coding sequence ATGTCCACGCCCTCCACAAACCAAATTCAGCCTCCGCCTGCGGATACAATCAAGGTGCGCGTCAACGGCCAGGAAGTGGAGGTGCCGCGGACGATGCCCGATCCGGTCACCGGCAAGCCGGCGCCGGCGACAATGATCCAGGCCTGCTTCGCGGCCGGCACCATGGTGCCGCACTATTGCTACCACCCCAAGCTTCCCGTTGCGGGCAATTGCCGCATGTGCCTCGTCGAGTTCGGCACTCCCGCGCTCGGCCCGGACCGCAAGCCGATCATCAACCCTGACGGGACGCCCAGGATTGCCAAAGCGCCGCGCCCCGCGATCGCCTGCGCCACGCCGGTATCCGCGGGCATGGAAATTTACACGGACACGCCGGCGGTGAAGCAAATGCGCGAGGGAGTGCTGGAGTTCCTGCTCATCAACCACCCGCTCGATTGCCCGATCTGCGATCAGGCCGGCGAATGCAAGCTGCAGGAATACTCCGTGGACTATGGCCGGTCAGAGAGCCGCTTCGTCGAAGCCAAGGTGCACAAGCCCAAGCGCGTGGACCTCGGTCCGCGCATCGTGCTGGACGACGAACGCTGCATTCTCTGCACGCGCTGCATCCGGTTCACCCGGGACATCGTGGGCGACGATGCGCTCGGCATCGTCAACCGCGGCAGTTACAACACGCTCACCGCGTATCCGGGCAGGGTGTTCGACAACAACTACACCCTGAACACCGTGGACCTCTGTCCGGTGGGCGCGCTCACGTCGAAGGATTTCCGGTTCCAAATGCGCGTCTGGTTCCTCAAGGAGACCAAGAGCCTCTGCACCAGTTGCGCCACCGGCTGCAACATCATCATCGGATCGCGCGAAGATAAGATTTGCCGCTACGAGCCGCGTGAAAATGACGCCGTGAATGCCAGCTGGATGTGCGATCACGGCCGGCTGAACTACAAGTGGATCGGGCGGGAAGACCGCCTGGCGGAAATCCGCCAGCCGAAGCCCGAAAGCCAAAGTGAAGCGGCAAGCTGGGCCTCAGCAATGAAGGATGTGGCCGACAAGCTGAAGCAGGCGGCGCCGGGCTCGGTCGCGGTCATCGCCTCGGCCCGGCAGACCAATGAGGAGCTCTACCTGCTGGCGAAGCTGGCGAAGAAGCTAGGCGCCCTGACGGATTCAGTGCCCCGCATGGGAGAGGGCGACCGGCTGCTGTTGAATGCAGACCGAAACCCGAACAGCACTGGCGCGCGGCTCACCGGCATCGCCGCCGAGCCCATGGGCTCGAACCTGCCTGACATCGCCGAAGGCATTCGTGGCGGACGCATCAGGACTCTGTTGGTTGTAGGCGAAGACGTGACTCGGCATGGGCTGGGCGCGGACGTGCTGGAAAAGCTGGAGACGCTCATCGTCAGTGACATTCTCCCGAACGCGACAACCCAGCTGGCGCACTACCTCTTGCCGGGATGCTCCCATGCGGAGAAACGCGGCACTTTCACGACCGCCAAAGGCAGGGTGCAGAAGTTCATGAAGGCCATTGAACCCCCGGGGGACGCCCGTCCCGAGTGGGAGTTCCTGCGCGACCTGGTGGCCAGTGTCACTGGCCAGGACCGGCCGGTGAGCATCGAAGCTCTGTTCAACCAAATGGCCGCCGAGGTCCCCGCGTTCCGCGGCCTCACCTGGGCGGCGTTGGGCGATCTGGGCGTCACCATCAGAATTTAG
- a CDS encoding NADH-quinone oxidoreductase subunit H: MIQAILNWFGSETGQFVLFSALKILGVFSVLMFIVAYAVWVERRTAAFIQDRYGPNRVGPFGLLQPAADAIKAFLKEDFTPAHVRKVYYWLAPAIVMIPSLLTVAIIPFGSLLGGQKMVIADLNVGVLYTFGIVSLGVYGIVLAGYAARSKYPFIGGIRSSAQMISYEIAMGMSVIPLLLIACGLDVQQLSAGWQALLEGTSSLNLNRLVSWQAGHGWLVLYAPLSFVIFLAAMFAETNRMPFDLPEAEQELAGGYNVEYSSMKFALFFMGEYANMAAGAALMVTLFLGGWTLPLPGLDQPAATVWIGLLQIGVFLAKTVCVIFMVIWVRWMWPRFRYDQLMDLGWKRFIPLALANIMVTAAVLWVGAR; the protein is encoded by the coding sequence ATGATTCAGGCAATCCTAAACTGGTTTGGGAGCGAGACAGGACAATTCGTGCTGTTCAGCGCACTGAAGATCCTGGGCGTCTTCTCGGTGCTGATGTTCATCGTCGCCTACGCCGTCTGGGTGGAACGCAGAACCGCGGCGTTTATCCAGGACCGCTACGGCCCCAATCGCGTCGGGCCGTTCGGCCTGCTGCAGCCCGCAGCCGATGCCATCAAGGCGTTTCTGAAAGAAGACTTCACGCCGGCTCACGTGCGCAAGGTGTATTACTGGCTGGCCCCGGCGATTGTGATGATTCCAAGCCTGCTCACGGTGGCCATCATCCCCTTTGGCTCGCTGTTGGGTGGCCAAAAGATGGTGATCGCGGACCTGAACGTGGGTGTCCTTTACACCTTTGGTATCGTCTCGCTGGGCGTGTACGGCATCGTGCTCGCCGGCTATGCGGCCAGATCGAAGTATCCGTTCATCGGCGGCATCCGCTCCAGCGCGCAGATGATCTCTTACGAGATCGCCATGGGCATGTCGGTCATCCCATTGCTCCTGATCGCCTGCGGGCTGGACGTCCAGCAGTTGAGCGCCGGGTGGCAGGCGCTCCTGGAAGGAACCAGCAGCCTGAACCTCAACCGCCTTGTCTCCTGGCAGGCCGGTCACGGCTGGCTCGTCCTTTATGCCCCGCTTTCATTCGTCATCTTCCTCGCCGCCATGTTCGCCGAGACCAATCGCATGCCGTTCGACCTGCCCGAAGCCGAACAGGAGCTGGCCGGGGGGTACAATGTCGAATACAGTTCGATGAAGTTTGCGCTCTTCTTCATGGGGGAATACGCCAACATGGCCGCGGGCGCCGCGCTGATGGTGACGCTGTTCCTGGGCGGCTGGACGCTGCCGCTGCCGGGCCTGGACCAGCCGGCGGCGACGGTTTGGATCGGGCTGCTGCAGATTGGCGTGTTCCTGGCCAAGACGGTGTGTGTTATTTTCATGGTTATTTGGGTGCGCTGGATGTGGCCGCGCTTCCGTTACGACCAGCTCATGGATCTGGGCTGGAAGAGGTTTATTCCGCTGGCGCTGGCCAATATCATGGTCACGGCCGCGGTGCTTTGGGTGGGGGCCAGATGA
- the nuoK gene encoding NADH-quinone oxidoreductase subunit NuoK yields the protein MTIGLEHYLVVSVLLFCLGLLGVIVRRNLLVIYMSLELMLNAANLALVAFSRFTNNLDGQVFVFFVITVAAAEVSVGLALIVALYRKRQSAHVEDLTTLRL from the coding sequence ATGACCATCGGCCTGGAACATTATCTGGTCGTCAGCGTGCTGCTCTTCTGCCTGGGGCTGCTGGGGGTGATTGTGCGGCGCAACCTGCTGGTCATCTACATGTCGCTCGAGTTGATGCTCAACGCGGCCAACCTGGCGCTGGTGGCCTTCTCGCGCTTCACCAATAATCTCGATGGCCAGGTCTTCGTGTTCTTTGTGATTACCGTCGCCGCCGCAGAAGTGTCAGTGGGCCTGGCGCTGATCGTGGCGCTTTACCGCAAGCGCCAATCAGCCCACGTTGAGGATTTGACCACCCTGCGACTTTAG
- the nuoL gene encoding NADH-quinone oxidoreductase subunit L: MRPDLIPWIILFLPLLAAAVITLFTQHDRKLSAGLSTGAVVAGFLLSILFVGLTGWESRPDSSVTWLTIGGLHVDFGLRFDPLSLLMLLVVTGVASAIHIYSWGYMSEDRGFPRYFACLSFFTFSMLGIVLANNFLELFIFWELVGVSSYLLIGFWFERPAAADAGKKAFVTTRLGDFGFLLGIMMVWTTFSSLRFADIENAPASNPQALGALATAAGLLIFCGAMGKSAQFPLHVWLPDAMEGPTPVSALIHAATMVAAGVYMLCRVFFIFTPDALTMIAWIGAFTALLSAVIAVQQNDIKRILAYSTLSQLGYMVMAVGLLAPAPAMFHLTTHAFFKALLFLGAGSVIIALHHEQDIWNMGGLRAKMPVTFWTFMTGTLALAGLPPFSGFYSKDSILAHAAQHSPVLFALGAVVAALTTFYMFRLVFVAFLGAPKSEAAGRAHESPPVMAWPLRILAVFSVIGGLIGVEQLYGRQFPGEHVEPSVSFAGKLFAPFIHAPLAAGSGLLAVLVGFAAAYALYAKAAKDPLPEMLGALARAMRNRFYLDELYQATVIRLHDCMAAIADWFDRWIIAGVGVRGTHGTTELAGRALRLLQTGNLQTYTFLFALGVALILYLVLF; this comes from the coding sequence ATGCGCCCGGACCTGATACCCTGGATCATCCTGTTTCTCCCGCTGCTGGCGGCGGCGGTCATTACGCTGTTCACGCAGCACGACCGCAAGCTCAGCGCGGGGCTTTCCACCGGGGCGGTGGTGGCCGGGTTCCTCCTAAGCATCCTCTTCGTTGGGCTGACCGGTTGGGAATCCAGGCCTGATTCCTCCGTCACCTGGTTGACGATTGGCGGCCTGCACGTGGATTTCGGACTACGTTTCGACCCGCTGAGCCTGCTGATGCTCCTCGTCGTCACGGGCGTCGCCAGCGCCATTCACATTTACTCCTGGGGCTACATGAGCGAAGACCGCGGCTTCCCGCGCTACTTCGCCTGCCTGAGCTTCTTCACTTTCTCGATGCTTGGCATCGTGCTCGCCAACAACTTCCTGGAGCTTTTCATCTTCTGGGAGCTGGTGGGCGTGTCCAGCTATCTGCTCATCGGCTTCTGGTTCGAACGGCCTGCGGCGGCGGATGCCGGCAAGAAGGCATTCGTCACCACGCGCCTTGGGGACTTCGGCTTCCTCCTCGGAATCATGATGGTCTGGACGACCTTTAGCTCCCTTAGGTTCGCCGACATCGAGAATGCCCCGGCCTCCAACCCGCAAGCTCTGGGCGCGCTGGCGACTGCCGCGGGCTTGCTGATCTTCTGCGGCGCGATGGGCAAGAGCGCCCAGTTCCCGCTGCACGTCTGGCTGCCCGACGCCATGGAAGGCCCCACGCCTGTCAGCGCCCTCATTCATGCCGCGACAATGGTGGCCGCGGGCGTCTACATGCTTTGCCGGGTGTTCTTCATCTTCACGCCCGACGCGCTGACCATGATCGCGTGGATCGGCGCCTTTACTGCGCTGCTGTCAGCGGTCATCGCCGTTCAGCAGAACGACATCAAGCGCATCCTGGCGTACTCGACACTCTCTCAGCTGGGCTACATGGTCATGGCGGTCGGCCTCCTTGCGCCCGCGCCGGCCATGTTCCACCTGACCACGCACGCGTTTTTCAAGGCGCTGCTCTTCCTGGGAGCGGGCTCGGTCATCATCGCGCTCCATCACGAGCAGGACATCTGGAACATGGGCGGGCTGCGGGCGAAGATGCCCGTCACATTCTGGACTTTCATGACGGGCACACTGGCGCTCGCGGGCTTGCCTCCGTTCAGCGGATTCTACAGCAAGGACAGCATCCTCGCGCACGCTGCCCAACACAGCCCCGTGCTGTTCGCCTTGGGCGCCGTGGTGGCAGCACTTACGACCTTCTACATGTTCCGGCTGGTGTTCGTTGCTTTCCTCGGCGCGCCGAAGTCCGAGGCCGCCGGGCGCGCGCACGAGTCGCCGCCGGTTATGGCGTGGCCGTTGCGGATTCTGGCCGTGTTCAGCGTGATTGGCGGGCTGATCGGCGTCGAGCAGCTCTACGGGAGACAATTCCCGGGGGAACACGTCGAGCCGAGCGTTTCTTTTGCCGGGAAATTGTTTGCGCCTTTCATCCACGCTCCCCTCGCCGCCGGTTCGGGCTTGCTCGCGGTGCTGGTCGGGTTCGCCGCCGCCTACGCGCTTTATGCGAAAGCGGCCAAGGACCCGTTGCCGGAGATGCTGGGCGCGCTGGCGCGGGCCATGCGCAACCGCTTTTACCTCGACGAGCTTTACCAAGCCACGGTCATTCGCTTGCATGACTGCATGGCTGCGATCGCCGACTGGTTCGATCGATGGATTATCGCGGGTGTGGGCGTGCGCGGGACGCACGGCACCACCGAACTGGCCGGGCGGGCGTTACGGTTGCTCCAGACCGGCAACCTGCAGACCTACACCTTTCTGTTCGCGCTGGGCGTGGCGTTGATCCTGTACCTGGTTCTCTTCTAA
- a CDS encoding NADH-quinone oxidoreductase subunit I: MIIQRRKLNLWERLYLPAVIGGFKVSLRHFFKKKVTMQYPEERWVVPEGYRGAPYLVRDQDGRTKCVSCQLCEFVCPPKAIRITPPGPAGAPEAGNVEKAPKEFEINMLRCIFCGYCQEVCPEEAIFLMEDYSLTGTNRAEMIYNKEKLLALGGVHQDKIGKWKKKAQEARAQGVEP, from the coding sequence ATGATCATCCAGCGCAGAAAACTGAATCTCTGGGAACGGCTTTACCTGCCGGCGGTGATTGGCGGGTTCAAGGTCAGCCTGCGCCACTTCTTCAAGAAGAAGGTCACCATGCAGTACCCCGAGGAGCGGTGGGTCGTGCCCGAAGGCTATCGGGGCGCGCCCTACCTCGTGCGCGACCAGGATGGGCGCACGAAGTGCGTCTCCTGCCAGTTGTGCGAGTTTGTCTGCCCGCCCAAAGCCATCCGCATCACGCCGCCTGGGCCGGCGGGCGCCCCGGAAGCCGGCAATGTCGAGAAGGCGCCGAAGGAATTCGAGATCAACATGCTCCGTTGCATCTTCTGCGGCTATTGCCAGGAGGTCTGCCCCGAGGAAGCCATTTTCCTGATGGAGGATTACTCCCTCACCGGCACCAACCGCGCCGAGATGATCTATAACAAAGAGAAATTGCTCGCCCTGGGGGGCGTTCATCAGGACAAGATAGGAAAGTGGAAGAAGAAAGCTCAGGAAGCTCGCGCGCAGGGGGTGGAGCCGTGA
- a CDS encoding NADH-quinone oxidoreductase subunit J, translated as MQDALFYIFAFLTLVFGFLVVANPFSRNPVTGAMFLVLTIVSLAGLFVLLHAFFLAAVQVLVYAGAVMVLFLFVIMVLDLKAEERRKLKTLGVAGGLVSAGAILAIFLSSLLHLSSSLGASESPGIEGGTVRLGKSLFTDYLLPFEIVSLILLVAMVGVVLLSKKDLK; from the coding sequence GTGCAGGACGCCCTTTTCTACATCTTTGCGTTCCTGACGTTGGTGTTTGGCTTTCTCGTCGTCGCCAACCCGTTCAGCCGCAACCCGGTCACCGGCGCGATGTTCCTGGTGCTGACCATTGTTTCGCTGGCCGGCCTGTTCGTCCTGCTGCACGCCTTCTTCCTGGCGGCTGTGCAGGTGCTGGTCTATGCGGGCGCGGTGATGGTCCTGTTCCTGTTTGTCATCATGGTGCTGGATCTGAAGGCGGAGGAGCGGCGGAAGTTGAAAACGCTGGGAGTAGCGGGGGGGCTGGTTTCAGCCGGGGCAATCCTCGCTATTTTCCTAAGCAGCCTGCTGCATCTGAGCTCATCCCTCGGTGCCAGTGAATCGCCCGGGATCGAGGGCGGTACCGTGCGGCTCGGCAAATCCCTGTTTACGGACTACCTGCTGCCGTTCGAGATCGTGTCGTTGATCCTGCTCGTCGCGATGGTTGGTGTGGTGTTGCTCAGCAAGAAGGACCTGAAATGA
- a CDS encoding NADH-quinone oxidoreductase subunit N yields the protein MNLFLLNHELLVLALGLGLLLVDLWLPTPAKRKLGYAAALGVGLILLYSLCCVRLVPGQTVHYAFGQMYALDHLALFFKRFFLLAALIVLLISVEFADRIAAGIAEFYALTLFALSGMLFAASVNDFALLFVSLELITVTFYVLTSFQRARVASLEAGVKYLIIGALSTGFTVFGIALVYGLSQTLNFGGLAGVAAHLCGNKIFLFGLVLILVGLGFKIAAFPFQIWAPDVYQGAPTPVTAFLAVGSKAAGFALLLRVLFIAVPDITAQWSNLLIILSGVSILYGNLCAIPQRNLKRLLGYSSIAHAGYMLLGVAALSAAGRSAVLYYLSGYLFTVLAAFTVLCLALRQVEGEDIGALAGLHRRSPLLAVTMTLAMASLAGIPPLAGFFGKFLLLKAVLEQAPANAGYYCLTFTALAGVVISIYYYFGVVRAIYWFQDTPDLSPISISRPIRVAIYACIAGMFYLGIFPGAIVNLAAEAVRVLR from the coding sequence ATGAATCTCTTCTTGCTCAATCACGAACTGCTGGTGCTGGCCCTCGGTCTTGGGCTGCTCCTCGTGGATTTGTGGCTGCCCACGCCTGCCAAGCGCAAGCTCGGCTACGCCGCCGCGCTGGGTGTGGGGTTGATTCTGCTCTACAGCCTTTGCTGTGTCCGGCTCGTGCCCGGTCAAACGGTGCATTACGCCTTTGGCCAGATGTACGCGCTCGACCACCTGGCACTGTTCTTCAAACGCTTCTTTCTGCTGGCCGCCCTCATCGTCCTGCTCATCTCGGTCGAATTTGCTGACCGCATCGCCGCCGGCATCGCCGAGTTCTACGCGCTGACTCTGTTTGCCCTTTCGGGCATGCTGTTCGCCGCCTCCGTGAACGATTTCGCCCTGCTGTTCGTTTCGCTCGAACTGATCACCGTTACCTTCTACGTGCTCACCAGTTTCCAGCGCGCCCGGGTGGCCTCCCTGGAGGCGGGCGTGAAGTATCTGATCATCGGCGCGTTGTCCACCGGCTTCACCGTTTTCGGCATTGCGCTGGTCTATGGCCTGTCCCAAACGCTGAACTTCGGCGGGCTGGCGGGGGTGGCCGCGCACTTGTGCGGCAACAAGATCTTCCTCTTCGGCCTCGTGCTGATCCTGGTCGGCCTGGGTTTCAAGATCGCCGCGTTTCCCTTCCAGATTTGGGCGCCGGATGTCTATCAAGGCGCGCCCACGCCGGTGACGGCGTTCCTCGCCGTGGGATCGAAAGCCGCCGGCTTCGCCCTGCTGCTGCGGGTGCTCTTCATCGCCGTGCCGGACATCACGGCGCAGTGGTCCAACCTCCTGATTATCCTTTCCGGCGTCTCCATTCTCTATGGCAACCTCTGCGCCATTCCGCAGCGCAACCTCAAGCGGTTGCTCGGCTATTCGAGCATCGCGCACGCCGGCTACATGCTCCTGGGCGTCGCCGCCCTCAGCGCGGCCGGCCGGTCCGCCGTCCTCTATTACCTCAGCGGTTACCTCTTCACCGTGCTGGCCGCCTTCACCGTGCTTTGTCTGGCGCTGCGACAAGTGGAAGGCGAGGACATTGGCGCCCTGGCCGGCCTGCACCGGCGTTCGCCCCTGCTGGCGGTGACAATGACGCTGGCCATGGCCTCGCTCGCCGGCATCCCGCCGCTGGCCGGCTTCTTCGGGAAGTTCCTGCTGCTCAAGGCTGTGCTCGAACAGGCCCCCGCGAATGCCGGATATTATTGCCTGACCTTCACCGCCCTGGCCGGCGTGGTGATATCCATCTACTACTACTTCGGCGTCGTGCGGGCCATATACTGGTTCCAGGACACACCCGATCTTTCCCCCATCTCGATCTCCCGGCCCATCCGTGTTGCCATTTACGCCTGCATCGCCGGCATGTTCTACCTCGGTATATTCCCCGGCGCGATTGTGAATCTGGCGGCCGAGGCGGTCAGGGTGTTGCGGTAA